A region of the Stieleria sp. JC731 genome:
AGCACCGCGGAACCGAAGAATCGGCGAATCACACCGGGGAATTGCGAGGGTGCAACCGATAGTTTCCATCGCCGTGGTATCGCGTAATGACAATTTCGATGTGTGCGTTCTCGTGGACGATCGGGATCAGGAATCCGGCATCGTGCCAATCGTCGAGTTCGTCAATCGTCCAACCGATTGAAGACAAGCCATCGGCGATGGACCGAGCAAACGATTCGCCACGTACGCAGTCACCGACTGAGGCGGGCTCGTCTCCGCGAAAAGTGGCGTTTTGTGATCGAGCCATTCGCTCAGCAGAACTTCATTCGGGTAACAGTAGCCATAACCGAGTTACGGCGAGTGAGTTGAAACTAATACCCACACCAAGCCACCTCCGTAACTTAGGTTCATCGCTTCCTTTGATCAGAGTTGGATGCGGGCGATGGATAATCTACTGGAGTCAATACCGACCGATCCACTTACGCGGTGACGTTCGAATGCAGACTGTTGTATTCTGGTGAAGGATTACGGTCCAATCAACAGCGAACACATTCCCATTGTGATCGTTTACAGACTCCAGGTGGCACAACTGTGCATCTATTGGTAGGCGTCCGGTGTCCAAGATCCGCCGCCAAACACCATTCAACTTGCAGGTCTGCATCTCAAATTCGACTGCGATCCGGAGTTCATTCACGGAGATTGGGTTGTAATCAGGTGAATCTCTCTGCGCCCGATTGTTGAAATCGTCGACCACAAGAGCCAACGGGACGCTAGAGCTCAACCACATGAGGTGGCGGGCGCCCCAAAAAACAATCGCAAATGATGCTATGGCGATAAGAAGGGTTCGTAATCCATATCGTAAACGTTTGAGGTTTCTCAAATTATTCGTATCGATGAACGTCCAGGATCACCGGGTCGGCGATGATCGCATTGGTTTCCAAATTGCCTCGACCGCCGACTCCGTGCACATCCGTTGGTTATATGCCCCAGTCGTCGGGTAATCGTCGACGTTCCTTTTGTGGGTTGTGCGGGGCAACAAATACGGTTCGGTGCCGTTCGTAGCTACGACCGTTGTCCATCACTGCAATCGCTGTGAATTCTACCATATGTCCATCGCTACGATAATCACCTTGCCATCCCTTGACGGTTTCGGAATGCATTTTGATTCTTAGATCTGCGGATCGAATGGAGGCGGCGTCGACGCCAGATTTTGCAAGTTGTTCCTCGAATCGGCGAGTTGCCAGCCGTTGTGCGACGGCCACTGGCGCATCTGTATCTGATGGCGTGGCGAGCAAATCGATGTGATACTCCGATGTGTCAAACGGCAGTTGTCCGTACAACCAATAGCCACGAAGGTCTGAATAGCGGCTTGTGTAGGTTCCGATAAAACCTTCGAGTACGCTCTTCATGATTCGACGAGAAGGCAATAGGGGCACCTAACGGTAAAGATCACGTGGTCGCCGCGGACGACTTACCACTTCAAAAACCTCAACTCGGCGACTCACATGCATCGTCGGGTTCGCGAGGTACAAACGACCACGGTCTGCAGGACATCGCTTGTGATAAGTCTACTCGATCGGAATCCCAAGGGGAATCAGCGTTCATCTTGCGGCCGGCACCCTACGCGTTGGATCTGCTGTTTCGCTACAGAAATCAAATCATTACTTCGAAAGCGATAAACAGGAAACTGCCGTCACTTAAATTCAAATAGACGCTATTCAAGCGACACGATCAAACCGTGAATTCGATTGCGGCGATCAGCTAACAGTTGCCACGTGAAATCAGATGGACCGAATCCAAACGCTTGGAACTGCAATGGGCGGTGACCATGTTGATAAGAGATGAGTCATCAAGCAGCACAACCACCCGCGCGAACGTCACGCGTCACCCGGTACGCGCGATAGATTCTTAGCTTCAAAACCGCCCGACTCGCTTACTCGGGTGCACGCGATTGTTACCCGCTATCCGTGCGACCGAAACGTCGCTATGTGTCAGCAAGAAGCAAGCCGCCGCAACGCTATTGCGGGCCGGTATACGCAGATCAGCACTTCGGTGGCGATGCCGCATCAATCCGTGATGACCGTATTGCGCGGACGATGATCGTCGCGAACGCCGAAATCAACGTTAACACGAACATTATGTAGCCTAAAGCGAATACTCCAGACCCCGCGTACATTGTCGGGTACGCCCACACCTGAACGGCTGTCGAATTCGCTGCATTGGCCCCCACCCACAGTATCGGTCCGCCAATCGTCAGAAGCAGTAACGAACTAAATGCAAAGACAATCGTCGGTGAATTCGGTTTGAAGTCAGTATTCATTGGAGACTCCGTTGTGAAGAGCGACATGATTGTAACGCGACAAGTGGTTGGTTGCGATTCATTTCAGTCGGGTAACGACGGCGGTAACGGGGCCACCGCTGAGATACGATGATTTCAAAACCCGCGTCACCGGCGGCTCCCGTTCACGGCGTTGTTCTGCGTAATCGTCAGTCAGCGTCGCGGTCCACGTGCTGGCACGCTTGATTCCATACGACACAGTTCGCGTCGGCAGCGAGCCGACAAAACTCCGGCTCCAAGGCCAAAATTCGGCTACCGTCGTTACGTCCAAACATCGTGCAGAATTCAATGATGTTTCTCGACTCACGACTTGCCAACTGAACAGCACGAGATTTTAGCCAAGCGGAAGCAAGATCGATCGCCTCACTTTCATCCTGGGTTTCCCCTAGGAAAATGTTTATACGGTAGTTCTCGCCAACCATCCCGACCGTAGAGTCCATTGATGCGTCGTTTCCTTCCGAAAGTTCATGGATACGAGCATCTGGACCGATGGCTTCAAAGAGAACTTCGAGGTGCGCCAGATCCCTGTTTTTATTCACAACCCAGTTTCCCGATGCAGGATCCGATTTTGTACGAACGCGAGAACGGCAGCTGTCACTGGACCGCCGGAGAACGTTTTTCATTGGCGAACCGCAAGATCGGCGGCTCCGTGCGCACGGCATTGTTACGCCACGTTTCGACCACGACGCAACCCTGAAACAAGTATACCAGCCATGAGGGTCAATGACACGATTCCACTCAGGATGGTCATGTGCATTCCTTGACCGCGCAACCCGGTGAGTAACCTGAAAGTGAGTGGCAGCAGCAACGTTAAAAAACAAGCGAAGACCTGTCGCTTTCTTGCTGATCTGTCAATCGGCCACCTTCGCGACCGTAGGCGATACACCAATCCGCCAACGGGCATGCTAAAAAGTACAAGAAGGTATCCTATCGGATTCGGATTGTCCTTCACTGCAAGCGATCTTGGAACGATAAGTGGCACCGCAAGTATGGCTGCCGCGATTCCGGCGAGAGCGAAATACATTAACGGCCCCCTGTGCTTCTTCGCGATTTGAACGGTGGGCAGTCCTGAGCCCAGGTCTTTGGGTGGTGTGTACGGGTTAGCTTCTTGCTCCATGATCGCTTCGAGCATCAGTTCGCGTCGTGGCGTAACGTCACGCGTCACCGGGTACGCCCGAAAGACTTCCAACTTCAAAACCGGCCGACTCGCATACTCCGGTGCTCGCGATTGTTACCCGCCATCTCAGTTGCTTGTCGGCGTTTCGATACCGTCGAATTGTACTGGATTGCCGCATCCCTTACATCGATAACCGCGTGGCCCACCCCACACGCGAAACGTCGCGCACCGGTCACATCGAATGTCGGGCAGGAATTGTGATCGACACTGCGAACACTTGCGGATGTACCGCGTTCCGCGTCCGTTTTTCGCGAGCTTGGTAGTACAGACAGGACAGCGGCCAGACCGCTTGCGTTTAGCGTGTTTGGATGGTCGGTGCGGCAATAGTCCAGCATCGTCATCCATGACGACATCAGCGGACCGGCGAATGTGACGTGCTGAAAGACGCTTGGTGTACGCCGTCGGGCGTTCACCGTGCTCCTGCTTCTTATGCTTGTTGGTGATCAGATTCGCCATGCGGCTGGACACGCCATCTGGATTCGGAAATTCAGTCAGGTAACGTTTGTGATGACCGGGCCACGGCGAACGATCATCCATTTGAAAAAACTGGACTCCACGGCTCCGTGTGAATCGCGTGGTTATCGGCTATCGTGTGATTGTGATGTACGTTCAGAACATGACGCAATCCATTTCCGAGCATTTCCAACCTCGGACTTTATGCTGTCGTTGAAGTGGTAACGGGTTTCGTAGTGGTCAATCCACTTGTCGATTACCGCAAGCTGCATTGGTGTCATGAGGCGCCAGAAGTGCAGGTATTCATCGCTTCTGAAAAAATCGACGCCCTGAAAGAGGCCAATCAGAGAGTCAATGACTACATCAGCTTCCTTCGAGTTGATGACCTCCGCAGTGATGTATGCGGGAAGATAGTAGTGCAATCCGACGGGCGTTAGAAACGTGAACCCATCAGAGCAGTGTCGGCAGTCAGTTGGCGTCAAAGTTGGCCAGGGCTTGCCGCCAAGGATTTCATACAAATGTTCCACCATGGATGCGTCGATGATTGCATCGGACGGTGTCGGCACAGGGTGTACGGGAAAATGCGATAAGATATCAGCGACGATCGGATGCGACTCGTTAGAAACGTCTCTCATCCGTATCGCGTCCTGCCATTCGATATAATCTTCAATGTCACGAATTGACAGGTCCTTGCCGCGTTCAGTTGGGTCATAGTCGTGACAGCGTACCGCGTAGTCGATCACACGTCGAACGAGCCGGTTCGTCACGATCAAAGGCGTGGCGTCCTTCTCGTGAAAACCGAACTCGCACCCAATTGAAGGGCCTATGTTGTTGGCGGGCCAAACGAGCGTGTTAAGCCGACCGTAGCTGCCTCGCACGATCCAGCGGTGCTCAACGTCGCCAACGACGATTCGGTGCGTGCCTTTGGTGGTGCGTGCCATCAATCGAGTTGTAAAAAGATCGGTGAGGCTTCAGTCCGATAACGGTGAACATAACCGAGACGAGGCAAACGACGAACCACTTCAAATTAAGCGACTCTGCATCTTCGGTTCATGCCATGATTCCCCGCTCTACTTGTCGCAAATTGAATCACGGTCCTCGGTAGGTTCCGCCAGCCATCGCCACGGCCATCGTCCCCCAATATAGCCACCACAACAATACCTGGGAAATGCGAAGGCTTCTTTCATGTGCGAACACAATTCTTTTTGCAATTTCCAGTGCGGGAACAGCGACCAATACAAAGATTGAAAAGATCAAGTTGAGCGGATGGATCCAGGGTCCCAATTCCGTAGCAAGAGCCATCATTGGTAGAAACACAAACGCGCTCGAGAGCACCGCAAGGTGATCGCCCGTTGCCACCGTCGCGAGCAAGATGGGCGGAACAAAGTGGTATCGAAACCGAAGCCAATTTTGGATACGTAGGTCATTGCCATCACGCATCGCAGCAGAATCTGCGGCCGGTCTCCGGTAAGGATTCGGAGCGTTATTCAATGCAGCTATTTCAGTCGGGTAACATTGCCCGTCACCGAGACGGGAGTGAAAAGTCAACCATTCCAAAACCAGCCGCAATCCCTGCTCCGGTGCACGAGATGGTTCCCGCATTTCAGCCGATCACCAGAACCCCGTTCGTTGAAACATCAGGTCAGCGTCAGCGTCGAAATAGTACGTCGCGCCACCGCCATCACCCTCGGATGGACTATAGTAAACGATAGCATTCGCGGGACACGTCCAGTTTAGGCCGTCAAATGTATGGTTGAATATCTCAGGTGACAACGTTTGCCCCTCGTCCATGAAACCACCACGCTCGACGGCGGAATGCTCACCGTGTTGCATCCACAATCCGTCGAGGTATGGCTTAAATTCGCTGGCGGATATTTCATAGCGTGCTCTGTAGCCATTGGCGTGCTTGTGCATCTCGATGTTTGATGCGGCATTGGGCAAGTAGCGCTGAGATCGAAAGTCGGGGATTGAATCAAATGAGTCGTAATGAAAGCGCCCAAAGCGGATGGAGTCCGCGACCAACATGACACCGGTGCACGAGGGTATGAAAAGAACGATCGCCGCCATAGACGAAGTCATCAGTGTCCTGATGCGAGTCCATTTCCGTGGCGTTCGCGTGGCAGTCAAAAGTACGACCGCAAGCAGAAAAGCGAAGCTCGTAATTTGAAACGGTAGAACAATAGGCCAAAGCATGAAGCGTATTCAATACTGCCGTCCAGTCGGATAACATTATGCATCAGCGGGACGGCGCGAATGATGCTAATTTCAAAGCCGACCCGATCGCCGGCTCCGTCGTATGCGATGGTTCTGCCATTCGTTGGGCAAACCGTAACGATGGTATTAAATCATGCCTCTTCACCGCATGCGTTCCCCCATCGATGCGTCGACGGTCCGTACTCCGAGGCAATATCGAGAGCGGATTCTGCGCGCCCGATAAGATGATCTGGAAATGTCACCTGTGCGTGAACGGTCGGCATAGATGTCTCTCTTGAAATTGAGAGTCTGATCGATTTAGTTCCTTCCAACGGATATTCGAATCGCCACTCTCTTTCTTTGTCGGTCCCATTATTGCGGTTAGCATCGGCGGACGAGCCCCAGTCGTCAAATTTGTATTGTGCAAAATTTGCAATAATCTGGCACAGCGGAAGCAAATTAT
Encoded here:
- a CDS encoding DUF6714 family protein, with product MARTTKGTHRIVVGDVEHRWIVRGSYGRLNTLVWPANNIGPSIGCEFGFHEKDATPLIVTNRLVRRVIDYAVRCHDYDPTERGKDLSIRDIEDYIEWQDAIRMRDVSNESHPIVADILSHFPVHPVPTPSDAIIDASMVEHLYEILGGKPWPTLTPTDCRHCSDGFTFLTPVGLHYYLPAYITAEVINSKEADVVIDSLIGLFQGVDFFRSDEYLHFWRLMTPMQLAVIDKWIDHYETRYHFNDSIKSEVGNARKWIASCSERTSQSHDSR